aatcaaCTGAACTTGGCGCTTATATCAATTGTCATAAGAACAAGTGATCATATTTGTGAGGACTAAAGATTGTGAATTATTGTTATATAAATTATTGAGTGTAATTGAGAAGTTGGAAGACACTAAAAGTGTTTAACTCAATTGTAGTTGTAATATACATTATATTTCTTGTTCTATAGTAGAATCTCATGTTACTCTCTCCTGATGGAGTAGATCATATCGACTAAATCACATTGATCCGGTAATTTGATTTATATCCTCATTCTGTTTATCAATATTTTTGGATTGCTCATCAACAAAACAATGTTAGTTGGTCCTTCAAAGAATAGGCACTATGCATACAATTTGAGGCCATTGCAACCTTCTTATTGGTGAACCACCAAGAGAAAGCTAAGGATTACTAACCCAAAGATTTAGCGcggactctcccaagctcataccaaccataatttttgagttttcaattaatcaatttaacatgcaaatcaattcaattagaAGTCGTCACTAATTTATTACAAATCAATTAGAAATTCAAGAAGTGCAGGAGAACACTTTACTTCTACAAACCAAAAATATTATGGACATGGtgacttggttacgctaaatAAGTCTAACGCATTTTTGATATATTTACAGCTGATCACGGGTCAGCTCATGGAGCAGTGAAATGACTAGTAGGCGAAACTAGGTTAGTcggaaaaaagaagacaacGACGACAACCGAACAAGAGGACAGTGGATGGTGCGCTCGGCGTGGCTCGCCGGCTCAATTGTGGTGGAGATGGGACCGCTGGAAGTGAAAATGCCGAGACGAGGTATTGAATATCAGATTCGCACAACTCTGATAATACTCTCCCAAGAGAAGCTCTTAAGGAATGAGATAAATACACTATTTTACTTGCAGAAAAAGTCTTTTCACTCTCCATTATTTGAAACGACTACAAGACTTGTTTATATGTGGACTTAAAACAAGACTCTTGGCATACCTTAACTATATGAAAAGACAtgtctaaataaatattaataaagacACTTTAATATGTGTGTCGAAAAGATTTCTATCAGAAACTGAACAACTTTTCGatcaaaaacacaaaaagtcaCGAGAGATAGGCGGGTGATATATTCAATATGAGGAACCACGGCTGAGAAACGCCGAGGTGAGATGGTAGACTACCAAGATGGGAGGGCGCCGGGCCGAGATAGcatcgatttcttttttttcactccATCAGGACCGCAGCCCAcattcctttctctctccataaTTCCGAAGCTGCCCATTTCTCGCGTTTCattatagtttttaattttgtccCCTGTCCAGCAACGTGCATGGCCGGAGAGTCCTTTTCTCTCGGTTTCCTCAAATAACtaagcatatatatatgtaagatTATGCCAATTGCTTTCTATGTATCATGTGAccaaaaactttttaatttcttctcaaGAATCGACTTTACTAAGCTAGCAAACCCATGGCGTAGCACATGTAATTTCGGCCGCCATAGAGGAATGAAAAGCTTGTCCCAATGTTTTCGCTTtatgggcttagtccaattaGTTTAGTTAAGCTCATAAACCCCCTTCTGTAGTTATTTAGCTCTAGTCCAATGCAATTATAATTACACGGGCTTAATTAAAATGCTACTAATATTTATATACAGAAGCAAACTAATAGTATTTTTGGATAAGAGCCAATGTCAATACTTAATTATTCTACgtaataaataactaaatgggTCACTAAAATTTAAATGTCAATAGAGACAGGTAACAGCTAATAtgagaatttctttctttttcgtcTATGAGgtattttagataatatttccAATTgacatcgtttttttttttttttttttttgacgtcGTTGTGGAACAAGAGATTGAACAATCAAAtgaatagaataagaaaattaagGAAACACCAGATTTATATGGTTCTGTCAATGTGCTTGTATCCACAAGGAAAGCAACAAAAACACCCACCGTAGATCAAGCTATACAAGAAGACTACGAATACACTCAAGTCATTGAACTAGTCTTAGAGTTTTCCAGCCCCATTTACATCAAATAACCCACGAGTATATACCGTTCAcaatttttcatgaatgatctctcaattcacaaaaaaatatatataaaaaataataataataataataataataataataattattattattattattattattattattattattattattattattattattattattattattattattattattattattattaaatataaattcacaaattttatcACAAGATTTTGGCTATGAAACACTAAGGGCGTGCATGACAACtattctgtttcagaaattgttcgggaaatgaaatagatttttctatttctatttctgtaAGAAGAGTttagcaaaaataaccgtttgataacgacacaaaatttatttcttttggacggcggtggcggcgccgacgacctttaatataattcttgaacggttctccaacaattttcacaaaaaaccTCAACAATCGGACGACGACCACTAATGAACTATCACGGCGCTAACTGCAATACACAGAGAAACCCTTGAATACATTGATATATGCCACCGCCAGAGAAAGTCCTACGATAGACCGCTCAAAGAAGTCCAATCGAGTCCAAATAGGAAAGTGGATACGagactttctttttctatttttctttctgcgCCCACTCCAATTCGCAATCTGCTTCGAACGATTTCAAACATCAacgacaacaacaaaaaaaaaaagtctaacTTTCATTGACTTTCCTTTAATTAATCTCAGATTGAGTTTTGTTCAATGAGTTCAAACTCAAAACATATTATGACGAACATATTTGGACAGACTCAAAATAAAGACTAAGTTTCAGGAACATAAAACTTTTGTTAGAAGTATAGGAACTTCATATTTCACAACAATTCATTACAATTTTACAAAGCTTTCTCGGTTAGGATTCTGGCCACTAATTACAAGTAATTGCTGGAGCGATTTTCTCCACACACGTAAGCACTTTtctaaatacaattaaacccaTCGGATggatatgaaaataaaaattttaaaaattattaatttactCATTGCCCATTGATCTGAGGGCCTTTTGCCTCATATTGTGGAGCTTCATTATCAGCAGTTAGGTGGGAGCTGCTGATTGGCATCTCCACCTGCTCACATTGCATCACTTCTGGCAATTCCGGGACCCCAAGCCATGCTGCTCCaacaaaaaaagtatttatttatttatttaatatgcatttctatttttttaatataattactGGTGGAAAAtcatggcaaaaagaaaattgatagaACGAAAAATTAAACCTGAGCGTAAAAGGACTGAGAAATCATGGCTGGATTGTGGGCAGTTGAAGTGTATTCCTGAGGCCAAGCTGAGATGTTTCCTTCACTAGGGTTTGATACGTGTGATTCTGCCATGCTTCTTGGGTCAAGGCAGCTTGATCCCGTCGCTTGTACTAACGTTTGATACAGTGAAGACGATAGATCCCTGCAATTGTAGTTCTTGTTATATTAATGCCTTGCATAATAGATGCAGAACAACATTTGATTATGCCGGGAATTATGGTTTTGTCATTAGTCTAGAAATAATTATCAAAGCTTGGCATTTCAGCAATTAAACTCTAAAGCAAACACAAAATGGTGAGGGACTGCTTAAAAATGCACGTCTTTCATTGAATTAACTAGTTAGTAATGAGGTGACATCAACCAATGAGCTTTTGCGATTCATCGTATTATGGATGTGATTTcactaaaaatataataaaatgttTGAAACTTACCTGACTTGCATGAGAGAAGCGGACGAGTCGAAGAATTGTGCATTGTTCGGGTCATTTTCTGGCAACCACCCGACTTCATTGTCGAAGGAGCTCGACATCCCCGGCTGCaactcatttaaaaaataataataataacgtGAAAAACGATTATTTACACGTATTGATAGTGTCTAAATTTTGCTGAATTACCTGCATACTGGATGGATCGTAAGGAGATAGATGATTTACCATCAATTGCTCCTGCCAAAGACAATATTAGCAATTTTAGCTCAGCGGTCTTTCCTACTATAATAATATGTACAATAATCCAacgaatttaattttaaatatacaATGTACAATTTGTGATAACTAGGGCCTGGGGTTGAACAGTGAACGTGTAACTATATACAAGCtcaataacttaaatttttgtaCATGAATTGTTGTGTTGGCTAATTCTTGCTaatataataaaacaaaaaaagtaattatttcGAGAATATTATGCTAAAAATGACAGAAATTCACCTTTCTCTGCACCACGCGTTTAAGGGAGTCAACAAGAGTATTCTCAATTGATTCCAGATCCTTCAAAGATGTATTTTTGGGAAGCAGAGTTGGCTCATACATTCTGCATTTTCCagaagcccaaaaaaaaaaaaaaaaaaaccctttagTTACCAAAAATTAGCAATAGTAAACAAAAGTAATTTGGGACTATTAATAtaaacttttgtcaaatttttcctAGGAATGGAGAGAAGCAATTCATGCATGATTTTTCACTCTATTCAGAATttctaatatataaaaattagcAATAGTAAACAAAAGTGTACTATTTAGATTTCTCTTAGGAGTACCGTATCTGCTCCTCAGCCTCCAGAAGTTGCTGCCTCAACATGCCAATTTGCTGATGGAGCTCCTACATCACTCAGCTCAATTTAGACACCTGAAAATTGTTCATTCGCCACAAGAGTAGGCCAGTTTATCTCGGAGAAGTTCGTTTACCTCGGCATCAGCGTCGACTGCCCCCGGACTTTTGTTGGATCAATCGGAGATGCGTCAAAGTGCAGAACACACAAAATCATTTCCAGGTTAGTTCGTTCTGGTTTGacgaatttaataaaattaaaaataaaaatagggaGGGAGGGTCCAACACACTTTGCAAGTTGGAGAGCGAGGTCGTTCTCGTTCCGGAGTTGCTGGAGGGTCCTGAGCAAGTACTGCCAGAGCAAATTAATAATGAGAGAAAAGTGATAACTTAGATAGAAAATTGCTGAAAAGCGATGTAAGTGTCAATTTGCACCTCTTTGTTTTGGATAGcgctgcaaaaaaaaaaaaaaaaaaagattatgaagAATTAAGTTCAGAACCAAGCACAAGGAAACTAATTAGGATAGAAAATTGCTAAAATTTGAGGGCCTACGGAAATTTGGGGTGGTCCGTGTGCGCCGATCCTGGACATCTAGGACtgacaaaaggcaaaaaaagaaaaaaagaaggaaattataaataattaatcttgaaagaaaaaccataaaaaaaaggtGGTCGACATTTTTATAGAGTTTTAATTGCATACGTGTCTCGTTCTTGGTCGGTGAGGTTAATGAAACGGGTCAAGACATCCTCGATCCTGATTAAGAGATTTGTctagtcaaattaaaatattagaaGCAGCGGAACTTCAACTCAAGCTAAAATAAAACTGAGCATAAAATTCACGAAATTAAAGGCAAGAAAAAATAGATATTCACACAGAAAATGGGAAGTTCTTTTTTCCTGATTGACAGTGAAGGAAGAATGATAATATATATTCGAACATGAACACCACACATATTAGCACACCTGTCAtagaatataaatataatttaaacaCGTTTCATCTCACAACAATTTAAATGCATTTCCAAAATAAGTTGAGTTACATTTCCTCTTCATGCATGTGccttcttattatttttctctagcATATAAAGAGATCTCATTATTGCTAACACTAATCCAGCCTAGAATAACACCAATCTTTGACCCTAGACAGAATTGCAGAGATATCCATGATTCTATCCTACCC
The window above is part of the Eucalyptus grandis isolate ANBG69807.140 chromosome 6, ASM1654582v1, whole genome shotgun sequence genome. Proteins encoded here:
- the LOC120294259 gene encoding LOW QUALITY PROTEIN: agamous-like MADS-box protein AGL104 (The sequence of the model RefSeq protein was modified relative to this genomic sequence to represent the inferred CDS: substituted 1 base at 1 genomic stop codon) — encoded protein: MGRVKLEIRRIENITNRQVTFSKRRNGLIKKAYELSVLCDIDIALIMFSPSDRVSHFSGKRRIEDVLTRFINLTDQERDTYAIKTLXKCRPPFFYLWQYLLRTLQQLRNENDLALQLANPGAVDADAEELHQQIGMLRQQLLEAEEQIRMYEPTLLPKNTSLKDLESIENTLVDSLKRVVQRKEQLMVNHLSPYDPSSMQPGMSSSFDNEVGWLPENDPNNAQFFDSSASLMQVRDLSSSLYQTLVQATGSSCLDPRSMAESHVSNPSEGNISAWPQEYTSTAHNPAMISQSFYAHFVGAAWLGVPELPEVMQCEQVEMPISSSHLTADNEAPQYEAKGPQINGQ